One genomic window of Xanthobacter dioxanivorans includes the following:
- the trbG gene encoding P-type conjugative transfer protein TrbG: protein MKPSFRKAGNPASRTSTLAALLLSATALAGCATTQKPPEISYDDAAPAVQTADPPGPVQVVELPRPLPLPGQMKPVEESRRTPEPTDPTARVNQANAAARVQPVRDGFINAMQVYPYTGGALYQVYTAVGQITDIALQPGEQLVGSGPVAAGDTVRWIIGDTQSGSGATLQVHILVKPTRADLMTNLVINTNLRTYHLELRSTERTYMASVSWQYPQDQLIALRRQNAQAEAARPIATGVDLANINFRYAIEGDRAPWRPLRAYDDGRQVFIEFPRGIGQGEMPPIFVVGPEGNTSELVNYRVRGNYMIVDRLFAAAELRFGAGDHQKRVRITRTDGRPAS, encoded by the coding sequence ATGAAGCCGTCTTTCCGTAAAGCCGGAAACCCGGCTTCTCGCACTTCCACACTCGCGGCTCTGCTGCTTTCAGCAACTGCGCTCGCCGGCTGCGCCACGACGCAGAAACCGCCCGAGATATCCTATGACGACGCAGCGCCCGCCGTGCAGACGGCCGATCCGCCGGGGCCAGTGCAGGTCGTGGAGCTTCCACGTCCGCTACCGCTGCCGGGACAGATGAAGCCCGTTGAAGAATCGCGCCGAACCCCAGAGCCGACCGATCCGACGGCCCGCGTCAATCAAGCCAATGCGGCTGCGCGCGTGCAGCCAGTCCGCGACGGCTTCATCAATGCGATGCAAGTCTATCCGTACACTGGCGGAGCGCTCTATCAGGTCTATACCGCCGTTGGTCAGATCACCGATATCGCCCTGCAGCCCGGCGAGCAGCTCGTGGGTTCCGGGCCGGTGGCCGCTGGCGACACGGTCCGCTGGATCATCGGCGACACGCAGAGCGGTTCGGGCGCGACTCTGCAAGTCCACATCTTGGTGAAGCCGACCCGCGCCGACCTGATGACCAACCTGGTCATCAACACCAATCTGCGGACTTATCACCTGGAACTGCGCTCGACCGAGCGCACCTATATGGCGTCGGTCTCGTGGCAGTACCCGCAGGATCAGCTCATCGCCCTGCGCCGTCAGAACGCGCAGGCCGAGGCAGCGCGTCCCATCGCCACCGGCGTCGACCTCGCCAACATCAACTTCCGCTATGCCATCGAGGGCGATCGTGCGCCCTGGCGGCCGCTGCGGGCCTATGACGACGGACGGCAGGTCTTCATCGAGTTTCCACGCGGCATCGGCCAGGGCGAGATGCCGCCGATCTTCGTGGTCGGCCCCGAGGGCAACACCTCCGAACTCGTGAATTACCGCGTCCGCGGCAACTACATGATCGTCGATCGCCTGTTCGCGGCCGCCGAGCTGCGCTTCGGCGCGGGTGACCACCAGAAGCGCGTTCGGATCACCCGCACCGACGGGAGGCCGGCGTCGTGA